The following coding sequences are from one Candidatus Neomarinimicrobiota bacterium window:
- a CDS encoding ABC transporter ATP-binding protein, whose amino-acid sequence MYLRILRLIKPYWAHISAGVGFSIINVFFHSLTLWLSASFITTIFASPEEQVASPTDQLTQGLDLNERLKQLTSEYFFSGSQLDALGTLALVILFSYLIKSVAYYANKVFTGYVQAKVVQDLRARIYQHFLSQPLSFFQTRRSGDLISLAMNDVLKVNQALATTFHPLVIEPLYIITYLSILFIIDWKLTLISILIIPITSLFIAIISKSIRRKVIRVQTQLGEITSRFTELIGGIRIIKAFVNESNESKRFGREAQKLYQLMYRQIKLQSLSLPVTEMLGVTMAVILLWLGGIQVLKYGTISSSDFLRFIVILFAIYQPIRNLAKVNINIQTGVAAGGRVFQLLDIESTIRDEADSHVLADFEQDIRFDSVTFSYENSTLQALANLDTVIHKGEMVALVGPSGAGKTTLVDLIPRFHDINSGSISIDGYDIRNLTRSSIRKQIGIVSQETILFNDTVYNNISYGMESSREQVEVAARRANAHEFILELDDQYETMLGEHGARLSGGQKQRIAIARALLKDPAILILDEATSALDTASEQAVQSAIDTLMKGRTVIVIAHRLSTILNADNILVMDQGEIVEQGDHKTLSKAGGLYEKLYRLQFATEGYSTP is encoded by the coding sequence TCTCCGACGGATCAGTTGACCCAGGGATTGGATCTGAACGAACGTCTCAAGCAACTCACTAGTGAGTATTTCTTCTCAGGTTCCCAATTAGATGCTCTGGGGACTCTGGCTTTGGTCATTCTCTTTAGTTATCTGATAAAATCCGTGGCTTACTACGCCAATAAAGTATTTACCGGATATGTTCAAGCCAAAGTAGTTCAGGATCTGCGGGCCAGGATATACCAGCATTTCCTGAGTCAGCCTCTGAGTTTCTTTCAAACAAGACGTAGTGGAGATTTGATTTCTCTGGCGATGAATGATGTCCTCAAGGTGAATCAGGCTCTGGCAACGACTTTTCATCCACTGGTGATAGAGCCTCTTTACATTATTACTTATCTTTCGATCCTATTTATTATCGACTGGAAATTAACCCTGATTTCCATCCTGATCATTCCCATCACCTCATTATTTATAGCGATCATCAGTAAAAGTATTCGCAGGAAGGTCATTCGGGTGCAGACCCAGCTTGGAGAAATAACTTCCCGCTTCACTGAATTGATCGGGGGTATTCGAATTATTAAAGCTTTTGTAAATGAATCGAACGAAAGCAAACGTTTTGGCAGAGAAGCCCAAAAACTTTATCAGCTTATGTATCGTCAGATCAAGTTGCAAAGTCTCTCTCTTCCAGTCACAGAAATGTTGGGAGTGACCATGGCAGTCATTCTTCTATGGCTCGGAGGGATCCAGGTTCTGAAGTATGGAACCATCAGCAGTTCTGACTTCCTGAGATTCATCGTTATTTTGTTCGCCATTTATCAACCTATTCGCAATCTGGCAAAAGTAAACATCAATATTCAGACCGGTGTAGCTGCAGGTGGAAGGGTTTTTCAACTCCTTGATATTGAATCAACCATCCGTGATGAAGCTGACAGCCATGTTCTGGCAGATTTTGAACAGGATATCCGGTTTGATTCAGTTACTTTTAGCTACGAGAATTCAACCCTGCAAGCCCTCGCGAATTTAGATACGGTTATCCATAAAGGAGAAATGGTGGCTTTGGTTGGTCCCAGTGGTGCTGGAAAAACAACCCTGGTTGATCTGATTCCCCGGTTTCATGATATCAATTCTGGCAGCATCAGCATAGATGGATACGATATCAGGAATTTAACCAGATCCAGTATCCGGAAGCAGATTGGTATTGTTTCTCAGGAAACTATTCTGTTCAATGATACGGTTTACAATAACATTTCCTATGGGATGGAGAGTTCACGAGAGCAAGTTGAAGTTGCAGCCAGACGTGCCAATGCCCATGAGTTTATTCTGGAGTTGGATGATCAGTACGAAACTATGCTGGGAGAACATGGAGCTCGGTTATCTGGTGGACAGAAGCAACGAATTGCCATAGCCCGCGCACTCCTCAAAGATCCGGCAATCCTAATACTGGATGAGGCTACCTCCGCTCTTGATACTGCCTCAGAACAGGCTGTTCAATCAGCCATTGATACGCTTATGAAAGGGCGCACGGTCATCGTTATCGCCCATCGACTTTCCACTATTTTAAATGCTGATAATATTCTGGTTATGGATCAGGGCGAGATCGTCGAACAGGGTGATCATAAAACTCTGAGTAAAGCCGGTGGCTTATACGAGAAGCTCTACCGCCTGCAATTTGCTACTGAAGGGTACAGCACACCTTAA